Genomic DNA from Desulfonema ishimotonii:
TGAAAGGGGGAACTGTCCAGGCGGACACTCACCCGTGCGCCTTTTTTCAGAAATCCCACATCACTGGCGGGCACCATGATGCGAAGCTTGGTCTCAGCGGGGTCGGCCACGCTGAGGACAGCCTGTCCGGTCTGAAGCGGTGCCCCGATCAGGGCATCCGGATCATCCAGGACGATGACCCCCGGCTCTGAGGTCCGAACCTCGGCCCGCTCCCGCTGCCTGACCATGAATTCGGCCTCGGCCTCGGCCTGCCCGACCTCCAGTTCCTGAACCGGCAAATCCGCACGGGCATCCGGATCCCGGTGGGCCGCCCCCTGAAGCCGGACGAATTTGGCCTTGGCCACGGCCACATTCCGATAGGCCTCATCCAGCCGCTTATCCAGAACGCGGGTGTCATAGTGAAAGAGAGATTCATTTTTATTCACCCACTGCCCCGGCCGGACCAGCAGATCCTTCAGAATGCCGTCCATGGGCGCAAAGACATGGTGCGGGTGATCCGGCACCACGCGGACCGGTGCGGTCACACTGCCGGTTACCGGAAGGGCCAGAAATACCAGCAGGGCCAGGGCCAGGGCGATGCGGATAAACCGTCTGCCGGAGTGTGTGGCGGTCCGGGGGCGCATGAGGCCGTGTCCCAGAAAAAGTGCGGCGTGCTGGAGCAGCTCGATATCGCTTTTCTCCCACCGATGGCCGTGCCAGCGCTCCAGCCAGAGGGCGTATTTCGGGGGAATGCTCCGGTCACTGCTGAGCCAGAGGGGAAGCCACAGGATCTGGGTGCCGTTCATGGCCTGCTGGCTTTTCCAGAGATGGCTGCTTAACTCTTTTTTTTCAGGGGAAATCCGGGGAACCACGACAGCTTCGGGGCGCTGTTCATATTGTCGCCGCAGTGTATCCACCGCACCGGCAAAGGCGCTGTCCTGGGCGGCCGCCCCGCCGCCGGTTACGGCCAGGATGGCATTTCTGCCCCTGAGACGAACCAGCACTGCCCGGTCCACCCGGACCAGATCGGAAATCCGGTTGACAATCAGCGCTGCTGCCTCCTGGGAAACGGACGCCGAAAATACGGATGAACACAGGCGGATAAACCGCGCCAGAACCATCTCTCTGGCCTCTGACGCAGCGCCCCTTTTTTCAGGGGCCGAATTGCCGGAAGGTCCGGCATACCGGGGCTGATCTGCGGACTGACCGGCAGGATGGGCCGGATGGGCGGATTTCATACCGGCTCTGAAGGCAGGCGGTTTATTCGTCAAGGCGAACTTCTCCCTTCATGCCGGGCAGCAAGTCCTGCTTTTTCTTTTCCACCGTCCAGATCACTTCCGCAGTATTGCTCCGTTCGTCCACCTCCGGCGCGACCGCCATGACGGTCCCCGACACCTCGGCGTCCAGATCATTGACGTAAAATGTATGGAGATCCCCTTTTTTGAGTTTTACGGCAATATGCGCCGGAATATTGGCGACCGCACGGATTTTGTCCAGGCTGACCACCTCCACAACCGGCTGTCCGGCGGTCACCCATTCGTGGGGCTGGATGTGGCGGCGGACCACCACACATCCGAAGGGGGCGCGGACGGAGGAGGTGCTGATCTGCCGTTTGATGATGTCAATATCGGTCCGGGTCACATCCCGGTTCATCCGGGATTTCGCCAGCTCCTCATTGGTTGCCAAGCCCCGCTTGTTCAGGCTGATCAGCTCGCCCACCTGTTTTTCCAGGTGGGTCAGTGCCACCGTATTCCGCTTTTTCATCAGCGCCAGCTCGCCCGCATCCACCTGGGCAATGACCGCCCCTTTTTTCAGGTGGCTGCCGGTGTCGTACTTCAGATTCTTCAGCACACCGGCCCGTTCGGCGGAAAGGACCGCCCGGTGGATCGCCTCGAAAATAACCGGATAGGGTTTATATGCATGGGTCGCCGCCTCCAGCGGGGCTGTCTCCTGGGCATTGGCGGCCCCGCCCCAGAGGCAGAATATCAGGCACATCCATCCGCATATCCGCATCAGCCTGTTTCGACCCGCACCCTGTGTATTCGTTTTTTGCATTGCCATTCCTCTCAAAAAAGGCCTCGTTCCACGATGTTATTCCAAATGACGCCGAACCACCGCACAACCAGTGGCCGGGGCCTGCTCTTCATCCAGACCCATGAAGGCATCCCGTTTGCAATCTGTTCCGGTACATGCGGGACGTCAAAGGTATAGACAAAATATGCGTCCCTGGGCCGCCGGCCAAACTGATCCGCAACCGAATCAATCGGGCCGCCGGCCACATCAAAAAGGCTGTTGTTGGGAAATATTCTGACCGGAAATATCCCTTTTTCCACCAGGCGCGCCGACAGAGGGGGCAATTCCGGGGCCTGAAACCGGACCTGTGCCCCGGTTTCATCAAACTCTTTTATCTGGTCCACCCGGGTCTCGTGGACATAGGCTTTCAGCTCGTGGGCCTCCGGTGCCGCCACCGTGAACAGCCAGGCTCCCCGGGCCACGGATGCGCCTGCGTAAAGGTCGGGATTCACATCGGTCACACGGCCATCCAGCGGCGAACGGATTTCCAGCTGGGCAACGGCCTCTGCATATTTGTCCAGTGCCGCTCTGAGCCGCGCCTGCTCTGCCAGAAGCCATTTCCGATATGCGCCCTGCTCCCCGCCGCTGCCCAGTGCCCGGACGGATGCCCGGACTTTTTCCAGCTCAAACCGGACCTTTTGCATCTCGTGCAGCAGGGGATCGCTGGAGATCCGTGCCAGCAGATCCGCCCTGTGAATCTCCTGTCCCTGCCGGGGCAGATCGTCCGCCAGCTGTCCGGCAGAAGTGGCTTCCACACGAATGGCCCCCCTGGCCATCAGGAGACACGGCACATGGAGCATTTTCGGCAGCGGTGCGAATCCCAGTATGCAGATTCCGGCAAATCCGCAGGCTGTTACCGCCAGACGCCGCCTCGATCCCCAGTGCTGGCGGCCTTTCACAACGGCCCGGATTTCATTCCGGAACGGCAGAATCAGAAAGAGCCAGAGGTCAACGGCCAGTACGATCAGGCCCAGCGCGGGAAAAAAAAGATAATAGATACCGATGGCAATGGAGATTCCGATAAAGATACGATACAGGGCCGCCAGCAGGCCATAGACAATCAGCGCCCCCCGCTGCGGGTGGATTTCCGGAACCGGCCCCTGCCAGTCCAGCAGCAGTCTGCGCACGGCGTGTCTCAGAAGGGCCGCAGCCCTGGGGCGGAGGTTGTCGATGCCCCAGAAATCCATGAGGAAGTAGTAGCCATCATACCGCATAAAGGGGTTCAGGT
This window encodes:
- a CDS encoding efflux RND transporter periplasmic adaptor subunit, which gives rise to MTNKPPAFRAGMKSAHPAHPAGQSADQPRYAGPSGNSAPEKRGAASEAREMVLARFIRLCSSVFSASVSQEAAALIVNRISDLVRVDRAVLVRLRGRNAILAVTGGGAAAQDSAFAGAVDTLRRQYEQRPEAVVVPRISPEKKELSSHLWKSQQAMNGTQILWLPLWLSSDRSIPPKYALWLERWHGHRWEKSDIELLQHAALFLGHGLMRPRTATHSGRRFIRIALALALLVFLALPVTGSVTAPVRVVPDHPHHVFAPMDGILKDLLVRPGQWVNKNESLFHYDTRVLDKRLDEAYRNVAVAKAKFVRLQGAAHRDPDARADLPVQELEVGQAEAEAEFMVRQRERAEVRTSEPGVIVLDDPDALIGAPLQTGQAVLSVADPAETKLRIMVPASDVGFLKKGARVSVRLDSSPFQSFSALITRIGFDVRVSQNGVPSVLTEAIWLGDPPDVQPGQKGTSKIFGGSTFMGIQILRKPLIRLRSLIGI
- a CDS encoding efflux RND transporter periplasmic adaptor subunit; protein product: MQKTNTQGAGRNRLMRICGWMCLIFCLWGGAANAQETAPLEAATHAYKPYPVIFEAIHRAVLSAERAGVLKNLKYDTGSHLKKGAVIAQVDAGELALMKKRNTVALTHLEKQVGELISLNKRGLATNEELAKSRMNRDVTRTDIDIIKRQISTSSVRAPFGCVVVRRHIQPHEWVTAGQPVVEVVSLDKIRAVANIPAHIAVKLKKGDLHTFYVNDLDAEVSGTVMAVAPEVDERSNTAEVIWTVEKKKQDLLPGMKGEVRLDE
- a CDS encoding site-2 protease family protein → MNMTISDKQEEQTRKASPPDGEARSIQNLLQIPWQGLRPDLMLHPGPVDFDGQRSWVLEDPVRGSNFRLGYAEGELLYRLLTHPDIDSAVRSLYTTTTLRPPVQEILSFISMLQRERLARMPDETVIREETESGGGANPTLIQQILKGNIFFRVPLLRPDAFLSHTLPWVSVLWSPLIRWLCILCGFTGLTLTLQEIENYLGTVSYLFTPAGGLAFFVSLLLLKIGHEFGHAYAAKSMGLHVRSMGVMFIVVWPLLYTDTTDVWKMPDRRRRIRVSLAGVRFEMAVAGIALMLWAFLPDGILRSLMFFLSGTSLFSSVFINLNPFMRYDGYYFLMDFWGIDNLRPRAAALLRHAVRRLLLDWQGPVPEIHPQRGALIVYGLLAALYRIFIGISIAIGIYYLFFPALGLIVLAVDLWLFLILPFRNEIRAVVKGRQHWGSRRRLAVTACGFAGICILGFAPLPKMLHVPCLLMARGAIRVEATSAGQLADDLPRQGQEIHRADLLARISSDPLLHEMQKVRFELEKVRASVRALGSGGEQGAYRKWLLAEQARLRAALDKYAEAVAQLEIRSPLDGRVTDVNPDLYAGASVARGAWLFTVAAPEAHELKAYVHETRVDQIKEFDETGAQVRFQAPELPPLSARLVEKGIFPVRIFPNNSLFDVAGGPIDSVADQFGRRPRDAYFVYTFDVPHVPEQIANGMPSWVWMKSRPRPLVVRWFGVIWNNIVERGLF